A genomic segment from Polyangium mundeleinium encodes:
- a CDS encoding pentapeptide repeat-containing protein, translated as MLSPEDRDAWLDLLLRDVAAFNAQRDALAPGVRINLRGADLAGRDLAAARLSGVDLTGARLAGARVRAMLLTMSRLEGADLTGLRAADDDPGQLERVELLRLLWDDIDAFNRRRPEILHFVLADLSGANLAGADLHEMELGEARLSDADLSGANLDDVGLSGANLERVRCTGTVIRYANFTKARLTGADFTGSELLRIDMDDALVDAATFERTKIVGSGLQRIAGRGASFRGSSWSQIDPILAALPEADFTGATLESVEFLETNLRGARFTNATMRAVTFRRAKLEGAHLDALGGEPPVFEDVTGR; from the coding sequence ATGCTCTCTCCGGAGGATCGCGATGCGTGGCTCGATCTCTTGCTGCGTGACGTCGCCGCGTTCAACGCGCAGCGGGATGCGCTCGCGCCCGGAGTACGCATCAATCTTCGGGGCGCGGATCTCGCGGGGCGCGATCTCGCAGCCGCTCGCCTTTCCGGGGTGGATCTGACGGGAGCGCGGCTCGCCGGCGCGCGCGTGCGCGCCATGTTGCTCACGATGTCGAGGCTCGAGGGCGCCGATCTCACGGGCCTCCGGGCGGCTGACGACGATCCGGGCCAGCTCGAGCGCGTCGAGCTCCTCCGCCTCCTCTGGGACGACATCGATGCTTTCAATCGCCGCCGCCCCGAGATCTTGCACTTCGTCCTCGCCGATCTCTCGGGCGCGAACCTCGCCGGGGCCGACCTGCACGAGATGGAGCTCGGCGAGGCCAGGCTCTCGGACGCCGATCTCTCGGGGGCGAACCTCGATGATGTGGGGCTCTCGGGCGCGAACCTCGAAAGGGTGCGCTGCACGGGCACCGTCATCCGCTACGCCAATTTCACGAAGGCTCGCCTCACGGGCGCCGATTTCACGGGCTCCGAGCTCCTCCGCATCGACATGGACGACGCGCTCGTCGACGCCGCGACGTTCGAGCGGACGAAGATCGTGGGCTCGGGGCTCCAGCGCATCGCCGGTCGAGGCGCCTCGTTCCGCGGCTCTTCGTGGAGCCAGATCGACCCCATTCTCGCCGCGCTTCCGGAAGCCGATTTCACGGGCGCCACGCTCGAGAGCGTCGAGTTCCTCGAGACCAACCTCCGCGGCGCTCGATTCACGAACGCCACGATGCGCGCCGTCACGTTCCGGCGCGCGAAGCTCGAAGGCGCCCACCTCGACGCCCTCGGCGGCGAGCCGCCCGTCTTCGAGGACGTCACCGGGAGGTGA
- a CDS encoding transposase: MGRRQEKQAPLWVAAPSLPRSPGHRFYEKLNDLLRENGFDRAMEAACAKYFEADGTAGRPSIALGLYFRMLLVGYFEGIESERGLEWRCSDSLALREFLGLLPGETVPDHSTLSKMRKRLGSEVFEAMFAFVLGVVNRSGLLQGKVMGVDSAYLRSDASMKAIVRRETGEV; the protein is encoded by the coding sequence ATGGGTCGAAGACAGGAGAAGCAGGCGCCGCTCTGGGTGGCAGCGCCTTCGCTGCCGCGGTCGCCGGGGCACCGGTTTTACGAGAAGCTGAACGATCTTCTGCGTGAGAACGGGTTTGACCGGGCCATGGAGGCGGCGTGCGCGAAGTACTTCGAGGCCGACGGGACGGCGGGCAGGCCGTCGATCGCGCTGGGGCTCTACTTTCGGATGCTGCTGGTCGGTTATTTCGAGGGGATTGAGTCCGAGCGCGGGCTCGAGTGGCGATGCTCGGACTCGCTGGCCCTGCGGGAGTTTCTCGGGTTGTTGCCGGGCGAAACGGTGCCCGATCATTCGACACTGTCCAAGATGCGCAAGCGCCTCGGCAGTGAGGTCTTCGAGGCGATGTTCGCGTTCGTGCTCGGGGTGGTCAATCGCTCCGGGCTTCTCCAGGGCAAAGTCATGGGCGTGGACTCGGCGTATCTGCGCTCGGATGCCTCGATGAAGGCGATCGTGCGGCGTGAAACGGGCGAGGTGTAA
- a CDS encoding transposase — translation MEDARRLDRKRKGKKTSNKDWKSATDEDARITKLKDGRTRLAYKTEHVVDMSTGVVVAAEVYSADHADPATMVQSLEQARANVEQAKDSEERDSDDVPPPGGGSGDVQLERAVIEVVADKGYHKAKLLLSLKESGYRTYVPERSQSVRKWGDKGWDMQQAFYGNRYRVRRPKGRALQRKRGELIERTFAHACETGGMRRGRVRGRENVRKRYLAHVAALNLGFVLRKILGAGTPRGLAAARKGFALAVLVIWAAMATVARGMSRQLARFSRDAPESGALCRDRDCCRIDPRAASTTLPPPTTPSYRHERPHRRSAPRASHGRSEPLNQSPPDLR, via the coding sequence GTGGAGGATGCCCGTCGGCTCGACCGGAAGCGCAAGGGCAAGAAGACGTCGAACAAGGATTGGAAAAGCGCCACGGACGAAGATGCCCGCATCACGAAACTCAAGGATGGCCGCACGCGACTGGCTTACAAGACCGAACATGTCGTCGATATGAGCACGGGCGTCGTGGTCGCAGCAGAGGTCTATTCAGCGGACCACGCTGACCCGGCGACGATGGTGCAAAGCCTGGAGCAGGCGCGCGCGAACGTCGAGCAGGCGAAGGACAGCGAGGAGCGTGATTCGGACGATGTACCACCGCCGGGAGGCGGCAGCGGCGACGTGCAGCTCGAGCGGGCCGTGATCGAGGTCGTGGCGGACAAGGGGTATCACAAGGCCAAGCTGCTCCTCTCGTTGAAGGAGTCCGGCTACCGCACCTATGTCCCAGAGAGGAGCCAGTCCGTCCGCAAGTGGGGAGACAAGGGCTGGGACATGCAGCAAGCGTTTTACGGAAATCGATACCGCGTGCGTCGTCCGAAAGGTCGCGCACTTCAACGTAAACGCGGAGAACTCATCGAGCGAACATTCGCGCATGCATGCGAGACGGGCGGAATGAGAAGGGGCCGAGTCAGGGGCCGGGAGAACGTGCGAAAACGCTACCTGGCCCATGTCGCTGCGCTCAACTTGGGGTTCGTACTCCGCAAAATCCTCGGCGCAGGGACCCCGCGAGGCCTGGCCGCGGCCCGGAAGGGCTTCGCCCTTGCCGTTTTGGTGATATGGGCAGCCATGGCGACTGTGGCGCGAGGCATGTCGAGGCAATTGGCACGATTCTCCCGGGATGCGCCCGAGTCAGGTGCGCTATGTCGGGATCGCGATTGTTGTCGCATAGATCCACGGGCTGCTAGCACTACTCTGCCACCACCAACCACACCTTCATATCGGCACGAGCGCCCGCACCGTCGCTCCGCACCGCGCGCATCTCATGGGCGCAGCGAGCCTTTGAATCAGTCGCCGCCGGATCTCCGGTAG
- a CDS encoding DUF7478 domain-containing protein, giving the protein MKSCRKTCSTTANCSKSKLPTYGADNYECVAGACQYKGCNTSQECTDQYKVTSVCAPSPDPFPGNRCYMPCTSVNDCFHPGAPATKDADNFACIDGMCRDVGCGSDRECINALGEPDLVCAKFADHLLKICVRKCSVAADCVTLGAPPTRDEDNFVCTNGLCKPTGCNADLECNATGDPIPFVCR; this is encoded by the coding sequence TTGAAATCGTGCCGCAAGACATGCAGCACCACGGCCAACTGCTCGAAGAGCAAACTCCCGACGTACGGCGCGGACAACTACGAATGCGTCGCGGGCGCATGCCAGTACAAGGGATGCAACACGTCGCAAGAATGCACCGATCAATACAAAGTCACGTCGGTGTGCGCGCCGAGCCCAGACCCGTTCCCCGGCAACCGCTGCTACATGCCGTGCACCTCGGTGAACGATTGTTTCCATCCGGGCGCCCCTGCGACCAAGGACGCCGACAACTTCGCCTGCATCGATGGGATGTGCCGGGACGTGGGTTGTGGCTCCGACCGGGAATGCATCAATGCCCTCGGCGAGCCCGACCTGGTGTGCGCGAAGTTCGCCGACCACCTCTTGAAGATTTGCGTACGCAAGTGCAGCGTCGCAGCCGATTGCGTGACCCTGGGCGCGCCGCCGACGCGCGACGAAGACAACTTCGTCTGCACGAACGGCCTGTGCAAGCCCACGGGGTGCAACGCGGATCTGGAGTGCAACGCGACTGGGGATCCGATTCCGTTCGTGTGCCGGTGA
- a CDS encoding ATP-binding protein encodes MSKPTTSDPLLVSQPAATTSAPQPTVSTTSGLSLRTFALAALARTTLSGNVNSGAEATILRNHLTAAVAPTGSWRTSLAAYLEAPAPADRPLLDLSRALGSSLVEALTIALAAAVDEDPLVGRLVAHVLGRADTARPTLGLVAEAFAEATSEGARAMDIVLTGAALSSGLLELRDEAAPLPERALVVPLPLVLALAGRDQVFPGTAIGLGRLSAVPLHPSLHEEARSHARALAAAGPARRALVLRASPGAEGRTIATVIAAELGGRAAFVETDRTAGLGPWLFSRRLLPVFCFDLAPGERKQIPAIAHYGGPVLVLCGSDGHIDGRELSPLEFTPARPSRAEREPLWRDAIGGEELAQKLAITHRHRAGRIAEIGRIARHHATLCGREKPLEEDVLAASRTSEGGGLGALAQPIADSIGDDALVLGEALRTELRILLLRCRSRDELAEGLGPSARARYHAGLRALFVGPSGTGKTLAAAWIATRLALPLFRVDLASVTSKYIGETEKNLAQLFARAEETEVVLLFDEADALFGKRTDVRDANDKFANAQTNYLLQRIESFDGIAILTSNAKSRLDAAFARRLDAIIEFPLPGPEERRALWLAHLGGAHRIAPRDLNRLAAAVDLSGGHIRNVVLTAAVLAREEKRPIEMADVVCGLAGEYRKLGRSVPAEFR; translated from the coding sequence ATGAGCAAACCCACCACCTCGGACCCACTCCTCGTTTCCCAGCCGGCGGCGACGACGAGCGCTCCCCAGCCGACGGTCTCGACAACCTCGGGTTTGTCACTCCGAACGTTCGCGCTCGCGGCCCTGGCGCGGACGACGCTCTCGGGCAACGTGAACTCGGGAGCCGAGGCCACGATCTTGCGGAATCACCTCACGGCGGCCGTCGCGCCGACGGGCTCGTGGAGGACTTCGCTCGCCGCGTACCTCGAAGCACCGGCGCCGGCCGATCGACCGCTGCTCGATCTCTCGCGAGCGCTCGGTTCGTCGCTAGTCGAGGCGCTCACGATCGCGCTCGCTGCCGCGGTCGACGAGGATCCGCTGGTGGGGCGGCTCGTCGCGCACGTGCTCGGGCGCGCGGACACGGCGAGGCCGACGCTCGGGCTCGTCGCAGAGGCGTTCGCCGAGGCGACGAGCGAGGGCGCGCGCGCGATGGACATCGTCCTCACGGGCGCGGCGCTCTCGAGTGGGCTGCTCGAGCTGCGCGACGAGGCCGCGCCGCTGCCGGAGCGGGCGCTCGTGGTGCCTCTGCCGCTCGTCCTCGCGCTCGCGGGGCGAGATCAGGTTTTTCCGGGAACGGCGATCGGTCTCGGCCGGTTGTCCGCCGTCCCGCTGCATCCGTCGCTGCATGAGGAGGCGCGGTCACACGCGCGGGCGCTCGCGGCGGCAGGGCCGGCGCGGCGCGCGCTCGTCCTTCGCGCGTCGCCGGGCGCGGAGGGGCGCACGATCGCGACCGTGATCGCCGCGGAGCTCGGGGGCCGCGCGGCGTTCGTCGAGACAGACCGGACCGCGGGGCTCGGGCCGTGGCTCTTTTCGAGGCGGCTCTTGCCCGTGTTCTGCTTCGATCTCGCGCCCGGCGAGCGCAAGCAGATACCGGCGATCGCCCATTACGGAGGCCCGGTCCTCGTCCTCTGCGGGTCCGACGGCCATATCGACGGGCGCGAACTCTCGCCGCTCGAATTCACGCCGGCGCGGCCCTCGCGGGCCGAGCGCGAGCCGCTCTGGAGGGATGCGATCGGCGGGGAAGAGCTCGCGCAGAAGCTCGCGATCACGCACCGCCACCGGGCCGGGCGCATCGCCGAGATAGGCCGCATCGCCCGCCACCACGCGACGCTGTGCGGTCGGGAAAAACCACTCGAAGAGGACGTGCTCGCGGCGAGCCGGACGAGCGAAGGCGGCGGACTCGGCGCGCTGGCGCAGCCGATCGCGGACTCCATCGGCGACGACGCGCTCGTGCTCGGGGAGGCATTACGCACGGAGCTGCGCATCCTCTTGCTTCGATGCCGCAGCCGCGACGAGCTCGCCGAGGGGCTCGGTCCTTCGGCGCGCGCGCGTTACCACGCGGGCCTGCGGGCGCTCTTCGTCGGGCCGTCCGGCACGGGAAAGACGCTGGCGGCGGCCTGGATCGCCACGCGGCTCGCGTTGCCGCTGTTCCGCGTCGATCTCGCGTCCGTGACGAGCAAATACATCGGCGAGACCGAGAAGAACCTCGCGCAGCTCTTCGCGCGCGCGGAGGAGACGGAGGTGGTTTTGCTGTTCGACGAGGCCGACGCCCTCTTCGGCAAACGCACCGACGTCCGCGACGCGAACGACAAGTTCGCCAATGCGCAGACGAATTACCTCCTGCAGCGCATCGAGTCGTTCGACGGGATCGCCATCCTCACGAGCAATGCAAAGAGCCGGCTCGACGCGGCGTTCGCGCGCCGGCTCGACGCGATCATCGAGTTCCCGCTGCCGGGGCCGGAGGAGCGGCGCGCGCTCTGGCTCGCGCACCTCGGCGGGGCGCACCGGATCGCGCCGCGGGACCTGAATCGCCTGGCGGCCGCGGTGGATCTATCGGGCGGGCACATCCGCAACGTGGTGCTGACGGCGGCCGTGCTGGCGCGCGAGGAGAAAAGGCCCATCGAGATGGCGGACGTCGTTTGCGGCCTCGCGGGCGAATATCGCAAGCTCGGCCGCTCCGTGCCGGCGGAGTTCCGGTAG